The Arachis ipaensis cultivar K30076 chromosome B03, Araip1.1, whole genome shotgun sequence region CAATAATATGCTCCTATCATTTATTAGGGAGGTAAGGTCTGATTATGCTACATAATTTAAGAATCTTGTCTTTGGCAATTCTCATATATGATATATCTGTATTTGTTGAGTGGTGAAAGTTTGAGACTCATGCTTTTCACTTACCGTGCAGTGAATATGCCATCATACCACAAGAATGACATGTCATCTCGGTAACAAATAGGTGTAAGGTCTCCCAAAGTTACGTCTATGCAGATAAAAATTTACTAACATCTAAAATACTCATAAAAACAAAATACCAACATCTAAAATAATTTATCATGAAGTAAAAGCTCTAAAACACATGCTGGAAACCTAGAAAGTGTGATTCTATAAATTTACCAACATTCAGTATTTTTTCTAAGTGCCACACAAAAATTCCACAAATAATTTGATGAGGATTATTTAACATTAATGATATTTTAGCTGACCAGACTCTACATTTATATACGctgtattttttttaatactaTAATTCTTCACTGCAATATGAACAATTTTTTTACTCCCAAATCTGTGGCAACATAGAATTTGACACCACCATTTATATTATAATCATCACAACCTCTAATGttaaaaaaatcatcatcatccatTACATCAAGATGTAAAGTGTGATCATGACTAAAAACAGTTGATACATCTGAAATAGACAACTGTGTTAATAGTAGAAATCAAGCCTTTTCACCAATTAAGATCTTTGCACAAACTCATCAGAAACATCACTGTTGCTAGATGATTCACTTGCAGCAACATAATCTTCATCCGAATAAAGTTTTTCGTCTACATAATCAACCGATGCTGCGTACTATAATGTAGGAGTGGTTAGTAATAGAAGATGTAGAAAACCTATCTCAGCCTCTAATATTGCGAATCTTAGCATACAATTCCATCACTTGTTAAGTCGTAAATCTTTCTATGTACATCAAACATTATTCGCATATGTTCATTGCATCTAATCTAAAATATGTGATAATAGAATTGTTGGTTCTTCTAATACCGACAAAAATCTGTATCCAATATTGTGAATCTCCTTAAGACCAATTGTCCACGTATTCAtccatttaaaatttttcaaaatagccAAAAAGTTCACACAGCATGTGCGTATAAATACAGGAGAAGTATATCCAAATACATCTCCATATTCACCATTTCTTATGCCACTATTTGGATAAACACTAAAAAAAATAAGCTCACCCATCACCACTAGTCATTTGTAAGTAAAGCTAAGAATAAGAGAAGAGTTTGAATCGATTAATTATTTCATTATTTGTAATAGTGTGCAGGGAATGGGTTTCCTACTATAAATGAAAAACTTTTGAATACTATATCATTTACAGAATACtcgagaaaaaaaaattatatatcctAAATTGTAAATGATTTTTTTTGTGAAATACACATATCANNNNNNNNNNNNNNNNNNNNNNNNNNNNNNNNNNNNNNNNNNNNNNNNNNNNNNNNNNNNNNNNNNNNNNNNNNNNNNNNNNNNNNNNNNNNNNNNNNNNNNNNNNNNNNNNNNNNNNNctttaattaaaaaaaacaaggaagagcattattaaaatttaaaagacaaaAACCCATCTCCGTTCTTTCTACTTCATCATTCTCTCCGATAAAACAATCCAATCTATGGACAAAAAGGTCAAGTGGAGCTGGACCTCCGCCCTTATCGGAGCGGCATCAGCGGTGGCAGCCACGGCGGTGCTCTCAGCGAAGCCCAAGGACCCCACCTTCCACCTTATCTCCATCAACTTCACATCTTTCAAGCTCAACCTTCCAACCATCCTCGATGCAGAACTAGTCCTCACAGTCCATGTCACCAACCCCAACATCGCACCCATTCACTACTCCTCCACCGCCATGTCCATATTCTACCAGGGATCCCTCCTCGGCTCGGCCGCTGTAGCTGCCGGCTCCCAGCCCCCACGCTCCTGCCAGCTCCTCCGCCTCCCTGCGCGCCTCCGCGGCCTGGAGCTCGCCCAGCACGCCAAGTGCTTTGTCGCTGACGTGGCCAGGCGGGAGATGGTGCTTGACGCCGCCGTGGATATCAGCGGCACCGCCAGGGTGCTTTGGTGGGACCACAATTTTAAGGTGCACGTTGACAGCCACGTTACCGTCGATCCTGTGTTCCTTGATGTCATTGATCAGGAAAATACTTCGGAACTTGAACTTTTTGCCGCTTAATTAGTGAAACTGAATAATGAGCCAGTAATCAGTGATGGAATTTGGGAATGTACTCCAAACAATGGAGAGGAAAATTGTTATTTTTGGGAATTGGTGATAATCAAAGCTTTCAATCGTTTTATTTTTTCTtccattttagttttttttttttaaattcacttTAGCCTATTTTGATATTAATTCTTCTTTTCGTTCAATATCAACTAGTTGACTAGTTCCAACTCTAGTTTTAACTGTGAATGTGATAAATAAGATTATTGTTGTCTTGTTGAAGGCGTATAGGGTTGCCATGTATAGTTGTATACACTATACAGTGTAATTGTGTAACAGTGGCATTAGTGCAGAGAAGCAAACTGTAGCGTTATTAGCTTTTATTAAAGTTTTAAACTCTTGAACTGGTTTTTAAAATTGAATCAGTGTAAAACAAACAGGCAACAGCTATTGAGGGTACAATAAAGTGACAAACCCCTAAAACTGGGTTCATAAAAACGAGAAGAGTAGAGTGACAAATAAACTCCTGAAAATTTTATACTTCGAATATATtagtttttaaagaaaaaaatattaataaagtcTTCTAAGATTGGACACATTATCTTTAAATTAATCTTTATGATTAAGGTAGAAGGTCTAAATTTAAACTAATTTATCCATGTTTGTtatcttaaaaaaatttattagtatttttttaaggACTAATATATCTGAAATGTAAatatttagaaattaaaattgttaaaataaaataatcaaattcaTAATAAACAAATAAGCAAATTTGTTTATAAtagtataaaataataaaaatatttggtattaaatatttttatcgcATTTTAAAAtgtttcgaaaatatttttgtcATTGATAAGAATGTGAAATACTTTAGGCTACGTTTGTTTGCTTAGACATGGATACTGGTACATAAACACAGTGATATACATTTATTGTTGTTTGCTTATACACGAATTTTGAATGGACACGGTGGTACATAGAAACATCCAAAATACATAGTTTCAACGTCTCTCCTTAAAGTTGAGACATTGAGACACaacttttttcattt contains the following coding sequences:
- the LOC107634132 gene encoding uncharacterized protein LOC107634132 codes for the protein MCTKTHLRSFYFIILSDKTIQSMDKKVKWSWTSALIGAASAVAATAVLSAKPKDPTFHLISINFTSFKLNLPTILDAELVLTVHVTNPNIAPIHYSSTAMSIFYQGSLLGSAAVAAGSQPPRSCQLLRLPARLRGLELAQHAKCFVADVARREMVLDAAVDISGTARVLWWDHNFKVHVDSHVTVDPVFLDVIDQENTSELELFAA